One genomic segment of Panicum virgatum strain AP13 chromosome 2N, P.virgatum_v5, whole genome shotgun sequence includes these proteins:
- the LOC120660991 gene encoding rhamnogalacturonan I rhamnosyltransferase 1-like: MGGGGKAEKARRSSARVKLWVARASTVLLWTCVVHLAAYRELWAPSVLTRWPGCLTQPHGVQLRSEAVATADGGQREAVRSMALPPKRIYKNNGYLMVSCNGGLNQMRAAICDMVTIARYLNVTLIVPELDKASFWADPSDFQDIFDVDYFIASLRDEVRILRQLPPRMKRRAEMGFLHSMPPISWSDISYYHHQILPLIRKYKVLHLNRTDARLANSGLPMEIQKLRCRVNYNALRFTPEIENLGRRLVQALRRNGPFVVLHLRYEMDMLAFSGCTHGCSKKEAEELTKMRYAYPWWKEKVIDSDAKRKDGLCPLTPEETALVLQALGIDCSYQIYIAAGEIYGGQRRMAALTSAYPNVVRKEILLPSYLSLFQNHSSQMAALDYMVSLESDIFIPTYDGNMAKVVEGHRRYLGFKKTVLLDRKLIVELVDQYRNGTRSWADFSSAVKASHTSRMGEPSRRQAIPDKPKEEDYFYANPHECLHQPDDLSAL; encoded by the exons atgggcggcggcgggaaggcCGAGAAGGCACGGCGGTCGTCGGCGCGGGTGAAGCTGTGGGTGGCGCGCGCCAGCACCGTGCTGCTCTGGACGTGCGTCGTCCACCTCGCGGCCTACCGGGAGCTGTGGGCGCCCAGCGTGCTCACCAGGTGGCCCGGCTGCCTCACCCAGCCGCACGGCGTGCAACTCCGGTCGGAGGCGGTTGCTACGGCGGACGGCGGCCAGAGGGAGGCAGTGCGCTCTATGGCGCTTCCGCCCAAAA GAATCTACAAAAACAATGGCTATCTGATGGTCTCCTGCAACGGTGGGCTTAACCAGATGCGAGCAGCT ATTTGTGATATGGTGACAATTGCAAGGTATCTGAATGTTACTCTTATTGTACCAGAGCTGGATAAAGCTTCATTTTGGGCTGATCCTAG TGATTTCCAAGATATATTCGATGTGGACTATTTCATAGCATCACTGAGAGACGAGGTCCGAATTCTGAGACAGCTGCCTCCAAGAATGAAAAGAAGAGCTGAAATGGGATTTCTTCACTCCATGCCACCCATCAGTTGGTCTGACATCTCCTATTACCATCATCAG ATTCTACCTCTGATAAGGAAGTACAAGGTTCTTCACCTGAACAGGACAGATGCTCGCCTTGCAAATAGTGGCTTACCCATGGAGATTCAGAAACTAAGGTGCCGTGTCAATTATAATGCATTGAGATTTACCCCCGAAATAGAAAACCTGGGGAGGCGTCTGGTTCAAGCTCTCCGTCGGAATGGACCATTTGTAGTTCTTCACTTACGGTATGAGATGGACATGCTCGCCTTCTCTGGATGCACACATGGTTGCAGCAAAAAGGAGGCTGAAGAGCTCACGAAAATGAG ATATGCCTACCCATGGTGGAAGGAGAAAGTGATTGACTCTGATGCGAAGAGGAAAGATGGCCTCTGTCCTTTAACACCAGAGGAAACTGCATTGGTATTACAGGCACTCGGCATCGATTGCAGTTATCAAATTTACATTGCGGCAGGTGAAATATATGGTGGACAAAGAAGAATGGCTGCCCTTACCTCTGCTTATCCCAATGTG GTTAGAAAAGAGATACTACTACCTTCATATCTCAGTCTTTTCCAGAACCATTCTTCCCAGATGGCAGCACTAGATTATATGGTATCCTTGGAGAGTGATATTTTCATCCCCACTTATGACGGTAACATGGCAAAGGTCGTAGAAGGTCATCGCAG ATACCTGGGGTTCAAGAAGACGGTACTGCTAGATCGGAAGCTCATCGTGGAACTCGTTGATCAGTACAGAAACGGCACACGGAGCTGGGCTGATTTCTCCTCCGCTGTCAAGGCGTCACATACCAGCCGCATGGGCGAACCGTCTAGGAGGCAGGCGATTCCTGACAAACCCAAGGAAGAGGACTACTTCTATGCGAATCCGCACGAGTGTCTGCACCAACCTGACGATCTGTCAGCCTTGTGA
- the LOC120660989 gene encoding protease 2-like yields the protein MLRRRPRPAAFLRLFATSCRRSSLHPSQPQLPNPADLPPPPVAKKVPFTVSAHGRSWSDPYHWMRDTSDPDLAALLAAENAYADAFVGSAGGGGLRARLAAEMRARLPPSAATPPQPWGPWLYYQYVPEGKEYPVLSRKLKPSHGLARALLDYLSGSEKEQVLLDWNEVAEKNGYVHIGSCRISPDHRFLAYTVDTSGGELFSLEVKDLQSEHVIFSSPDKGIVSLAWARNSESLFYTVCDETLRPNQVFCKKLQSHEAGFLVFTEEDVNCCVDITSTKDFKYITVNSNTRTSSEVFVMESDNVREGLWPIRKRVDKVQYFLEHHHGFFYILTNAPVNDTEMMTEGYYLARCQDEKSLVDRWQIVTFPGSDCTIQDMDIFHDNLVLFLRKNGSPLFCSINMPIDVDVQGPKEVNDLNPWYFPVPSNMCSIIPGSNNDFMSSTYRLVVSSPVIPDLTVDYDLRKKTFTILHQEEVTSLSANLGTVGKSNVSSIQQNLQLVETSQSWSDLSKLYLCKRIEVISHDGVLIPLVILYSREAHRHGESPGILYGYGSYGEDLDKSWCSERLSLLSRGWVLAFADVRGGGDLSWHHAGTKSNKINSIHDFAACGMHLIKAGLVHQNRLCAIGCSAGGLLVGAVINMLPDLFSAAVLKVPFLDICNTMLDPTLPLTVLDYEEFGDPNIPAEFEAICSYSPYDNLSSGVCYPPVLVTASFNDTRVGIWEAAKWVAKVRDITCRSCSKSVILKTNMQSGHFGEGGRFMHCDETALDYAFLMKALQLDDNYCLMDPCLRLLTEQICAT from the exons CGTGGAGTGACCCGTACCACTGGATGCGCGATACCTCCGACCCGGACCTCGCTGCTCTCCTCGCCGCAGAGAACGCCTATGCCGACGCCTTCGTCGGctcggctggcggcggcggcctccgcgcgcgcctcgccgccgagaTGCGCGCCCGGCTGCCCCCTTCCGCCGCCACACCGCCCCAGCCGTGGGGCCCTTG GTTGTATTATCAGTATGTTCCAGAGGGAAAGGAATACCCTGTTTTATCTAGGAAGTTGAAGCCCTCTCATGGTCTAGCACGAGCTCTGCTGGATTATCTTTCTGGTTCAGAGAAGGAGCAAGTGTTGCTTGACTGGAATGAGGTTGCAGAGAAAAATG GTTATGTGCACATTGGGAGTTGTCGAATCTCTCCAGATCATAGGTTCCTTGCATATACAGTTGATACATCTGGTGGTGAACTATTTTCCCTTGAAGTAAAAGATCTTCAATCTGAGCATGTCATCTTTAGCTCACCAGACAAAGGAATAGTTAGTTTAGCATGGGCTCGCAACAGTGAAAGTTTGTTTTACACTGTCTGCGATGAGACTCTACGTCCTAACCA GGTTTTCTGTAAAAAGTTACAATCGCATGAAGCAGGGTTTCTAGTTTTCACAGAGGAGGATGTTAACTGTTGTGTAGATATTACAAGCACAAAAGATTTTAAGTATATAACTGTCAATTCTAACACAAGGACCTCATCTGAG GTTTTTGTGATGGAATCTGATAATGTAAGGGAGGGCTTATGGCCTATACGGAAACGTGTTGATAAAGTTCAGTACTTTTTGGAGCACCACCATGGGTTCTTTTACATCCTTACCAATGCTCCTGTAAATGACACTGAAATGATGACTGAAGGCTACTATCTGGCCAGGTGTCAGGATGAAAAGTCATTGGTGGATAGGTGGCAG ATAGTGACATTCCCTGGGTCGGACTGCACCATTCAGGATATGGATATTTTTCATGATAATTTAGTTCTCTTTCTTCGAAAGAATGGAAGCCCTCTTTTTTGCTCCATCAATATGCCAATTGATGTTGATGTTCAG GGGCCAAAGGAAGTTAATGATCTCAACCCATGGTATTTCCCGGTACCATCAAACATGTGCAGTATTATTCCGGGATCCAACAATGATTTCATGTCATCTACTTATCGTCTGGTTGTTTCATCGCCTGTG ATTCCAGACTTAACTGTGGACTACGATTTGAGAAAAAAGACTTTCACCATTCTTCATCAAGAGGAAGTAACTAGCCTGTCTGCAAATCTAGGCACCGTGGGCAAATCCAATGTTTCAAGCATCCAACAAAACCTGCAGCTTGTTGAAACTTCACAAAGTTGGAGTGATCTTTCCAAGCTATACTTATGTAAAAGGATCGAAGTTATATCACATGATGGTGTTTTGATACCATTAGTCATTTTGTATTCACGGGAAGCACATCGTCATGGAGAATCACCTGGGATCTTATATGGCTATGGATCTTATGGAGAAGATTTGGACAAAAGCTGGTGTTCAGAGAGGTTAAGTCTCCTCTCTCGAGGATGGGTTCTTGCATTTGCAGATGTTAG GGGTGGAGGAGATTTATCTTGGCATCATGCAGGAACCAAATCTAACAAGATAAATTCAATTCATGATTTTGCTGCATGTGGTATGCATCTCATCAAGGCAGGCTTGGTTCACCAAAATCGTCTTTGTGCTATAGGCTGTAGTGCTGGCGGTCTGCTGGTGGGCGCAGTCATTAATATGCTTCCAGACTTATTTTCTGCTGCAGTTCTCAAG GTCCCTTTTCTAGATATCTGCAACACAATGTTGGATCCTACTTTACCTCTCACTGTCTTGGACTATGAAGAGTTTGGTGACCCTAATATCCCAGCTGAATTTGAGGCGATCTGCAGTTATTCTCCTTATGATAACTTGTCATCTGGTGTCTGCTATCCACCAGTCCTGGTGACTGCCTCGTTTAATGATACAAG GGTAGGGATTTGGGAAGCTGCGAAGTGGGTTGCAAAAGTGAGAGATATCACATGCAGATCCTGTTCCAAATCAGTTATTCTCAAAACTAATATGCAAAGTGGCCATTTTGGTGAGGGTGGGCGCTTCATGCACTGTGATGAGACGGCCCTCGATTATGCATTTCTCATGAAGGCCTTGCAGTTGGATGACAACTATTGCTTAATGGACCCATGCCTGAGGCTTCTCACGGAACAGATTTGTGCGACTTAG